The Desulfohalovibrio reitneri genome contains a region encoding:
- the rnfG gene encoding RnfABCDGE type electron transport complex subunit G, which yields MREGLRMIIVLTCICAGSGFLLASVKQWTEPKIENQILTHVKGPAVMAVLPPHDNDPIMDRRSFVMPDGGEAVVFPAVSGGELRAVALERTAEGYGGPLGVMVGFEVGEEALTGIAVTTHRETPGVGSRVTLPGFTRQFGGHPFSQLILRSGGGDIDAVSGATVSSKAAISAVNKAVEDYRAIAPSLREAFGS from the coding sequence ATGCGCGAGGGCCTGCGCATGATCATTGTCCTGACCTGCATCTGCGCCGGGTCCGGTTTTCTGCTGGCCTCGGTCAAGCAGTGGACCGAACCCAAGATCGAAAACCAGATCCTGACCCACGTCAAGGGCCCGGCGGTCATGGCCGTTCTGCCGCCGCACGACAACGACCCCATCATGGATCGCCGCTCCTTCGTGATGCCGGATGGCGGCGAGGCGGTGGTCTTTCCGGCCGTCTCCGGGGGTGAGCTGCGGGCCGTGGCCTTGGAGCGCACCGCCGAGGGCTACGGCGGCCCGCTGGGCGTCATGGTCGGCTTCGAGGTGGGCGAGGAGGCGCTGACCGGCATCGCCGTGACCACCCACCGCGAGACCCCGGGGGTGGGATCGCGGGTCACTCTGCCGGGCTTCACCAGGCAGTTCGGCGGCCATCCCTTCTCCCAGCTGATCCTGCGCAGCGGGGGAGGGGACATCGACGCCGTCTCCGGTGCCACCGTTTCCTCCAAGGCGGCCATTTCCGCCGTCAACAAGGCGGTGGAGGACTACCGGGCTATCGCCCCCAGTCTGCGGGAGGCATTCGGCTCATGA
- the rsxE gene encoding electron transport complex subunit RsxE codes for MNRLWKEFSKGLWRDLPPFKIVLGLCPVLAVTKSASNGLGMGVAVIFVLTLANIIVSSLRKLIPAKVRIAAYIVIIATLVVTVEQLMQAFSYPLYQRLGIFVPLIVVNCLILGRAEAFAARNPVHLAAADGLGMGVGFAASLTVLGGLRELLGAGSLFGAAVMPASFEPFAFMIEAPGAFVSLGLMLAAMNVIGRLEGRAPAQHGGCATCAGACYRREGVEEMEAGGLPPGLEDFRKEKQES; via the coding sequence ATGAACAGGCTCTGGAAGGAATTCAGCAAGGGGCTGTGGCGGGACCTGCCGCCCTTCAAGATCGTGCTGGGCCTGTGCCCGGTGCTGGCCGTGACCAAGAGCGCCTCCAACGGTCTGGGCATGGGCGTGGCGGTCATCTTCGTGCTCACCCTGGCCAACATCATCGTCTCCTCCCTGCGCAAGCTCATTCCGGCCAAGGTGCGCATCGCGGCCTACATCGTCATCATCGCCACCCTGGTGGTGACGGTGGAGCAACTCATGCAGGCCTTCAGCTACCCGCTCTACCAGCGCCTTGGCATTTTCGTTCCCCTCATCGTGGTCAACTGCCTCATCCTTGGCCGGGCCGAAGCCTTCGCCGCGCGCAACCCGGTGCACCTGGCCGCGGCCGACGGCCTGGGCATGGGAGTGGGCTTCGCCGCCTCCCTCACCGTGCTGGGCGGCCTGCGCGAGCTGCTCGGGGCGGGGTCGCTGTTCGGCGCGGCCGTCATGCCCGCTTCCTTCGAACCCTTCGCCTTCATGATCGAGGCTCCCGGGGCCTTCGTCAGCCTTGGGCTGATGCTGGCGGCCATGAATGTCATCGGCCGCCTGGAAGGGCGCGCGCCGGCCCAGCACGGCGGCTGCGCCACCTGCGCCGGGGCCTGCTACAGGCGCGAGGGGGTGGAGGAAATGGAGGCGGGCGGCCTGCCGCCCGGGCTCGAGGATTTCCGCAAGGAAAAGCAGGAGTCGTAG
- a CDS encoding RnfABCDGE type electron transport complex subunit D yields the protein MKLTVSCPPHSHCGRTTRGLMASWLLAMLPAAVMAALLYGLPAVRVMALSMAVAVAVEWLCCRAMKRPSSIGDGNALLIGLTFAFLVPVTAPWWLVTVGSATAVALGKMAFGGLGGNPLNPAVVGWAVCRVSWKGPMNPDFSVLQTALESPVSVFKYFGPRAAAEMDKLAMFFGDQLGGVADSQVAALLLGGALLLATGRLRPAIPLAYLAGLAGAAWVFQMALPGEAASPAFHLLAGGTVFAAFFLAPEWGSSPVSKRGMIVYGLFAGAMTVLIRQYGVYTQAAPFAVLLANLLTPLLDNLRPKAFARGGR from the coding sequence GTGAAGCTGACCGTCTCCTGCCCCCCGCATTCCCATTGCGGCCGCACCACACGTGGACTCATGGCTTCCTGGCTGCTGGCCATGCTGCCGGCCGCGGTCATGGCCGCGCTGCTGTACGGGCTGCCCGCGGTGCGGGTCATGGCCTTGTCCATGGCCGTGGCAGTGGCCGTGGAGTGGCTGTGTTGCCGGGCCATGAAGCGGCCGTCCTCCATCGGCGACGGCAACGCCCTGCTCATCGGCCTGACCTTCGCTTTCCTCGTGCCGGTCACGGCGCCGTGGTGGCTTGTCACGGTGGGGTCGGCCACGGCCGTAGCCCTGGGCAAGATGGCTTTCGGCGGCCTGGGCGGCAATCCGCTCAACCCGGCCGTGGTGGGCTGGGCCGTCTGCCGCGTTTCCTGGAAGGGGCCCATGAACCCTGATTTCTCGGTGCTGCAGACCGCTCTGGAGTCGCCGGTGAGCGTCTTTAAATACTTCGGACCGCGGGCGGCTGCCGAGATGGACAAGCTGGCCATGTTCTTCGGCGACCAGCTCGGGGGCGTGGCCGACAGCCAAGTGGCCGCGTTGCTGCTGGGCGGCGCGCTGCTGCTGGCCACGGGCAGGCTGCGTCCGGCCATCCCCCTGGCCTACCTGGCCGGGCTGGCCGGGGCCGCTTGGGTCTTCCAGATGGCCCTGCCCGGCGAGGCTGCCTCCCCGGCTTTTCATCTGCTGGCTGGCGGCACCGTGTTCGCGGCCTTTTTCCTGGCTCCCGAGTGGGGCTCCAGCCCGGTCTCCAAGCGGGGCATGATCGTCTACGGCCTCTTCGCCGGGGCCATGACCGTGCTCATACGCCAGTACGGGGTCTACACCCAGGCCGCGCCTTTCGCCGTGCTTTTGGCCAATCTGCTGACGCCGCTGCTGGACAACCTGCGGCCCAAGGCGTTCGCCAGGGGAGGTCGGTGA
- a CDS encoding electron transport complex protein RnfA: MHDYFLMVMSAIFVNNIVLAQYLGNCPFLGCSKDRKVAMGMGGAVVFVAFMASVITWLIQRYALTPLGLGYLQTIVFILVIASLVQFVEMFLKKVIPPLYTALGIFLPLITTNCAVMGIALLVQRQELTFTEAVVFSLASGAGFMLALVVLSAIRERLLVARMPKAMEGTAAGLVMAGLMSLAFFAFQGMI; encoded by the coding sequence ATGCACGACTACTTCCTGATGGTCATGTCGGCCATCTTCGTGAACAACATCGTCCTGGCGCAGTACTTGGGCAATTGCCCCTTCCTGGGCTGCTCCAAGGACCGCAAGGTGGCCATGGGCATGGGCGGAGCGGTGGTTTTCGTGGCCTTCATGGCCAGCGTCATCACTTGGCTCATCCAGCGCTACGCCCTCACTCCCCTGGGGCTGGGCTACCTGCAGACCATCGTTTTCATCCTGGTCATCGCCTCGCTGGTGCAGTTCGTGGAGATGTTCCTCAAGAAGGTCATCCCGCCGCTGTATACAGCGCTGGGCATCTTCCTCCCGCTTATCACCACCAACTGCGCGGTCATGGGCATCGCCCTTCTGGTGCAGCGGCAGGAGCTGACCTTCACCGAGGCCGTGGTCTTTTCCCTGGCCTCCGGCGCGGGCTTCATGCTGGCCCTGGTGGTGCTCTCCGCCATCCGCGAGCGACTGCTGGTGGCGCGGATGCCCAAGGCCATGGAAGGCACGGCCGCCGGGCTGGTCATGGCCGGGCTCATGTCCCTGGCCTTCTTCGCCTTCCAGGGGATGATCTAG
- a CDS encoding RnfABCDGE type electron transport complex subunit B, with product MVETSVLFLLALGFGAAVVLAVASRLLYVKEDPRIAEVEAVLPGINCGGCGYAGCAGVAQAVVKGEAGTNVCVAGGPETAEAVAGVLGLEVMLREPELAFHDCQGGRRAAEKYQYEGVRDCRAQALLHGGSKECGYGCLGLGTCVRACPFGAMRMTAKGVPEIDPAKCRACGRCADVCPRGVMTIVSTPARLLHLNTTGECLAPCRQICPAQINIPQYIEQAKMGLYEDAILTLKERNPLILSIGRVCPAPCEGYCRRALVDDPVGINYVKRFLADWEMENGRVELSIANETGKRVAVIGGGPAGLSCAYFLRRLGHRPTIFDSQPELGGQLRYGIPEYRLPKRVLDWEIQSILDLGIEAHTNQQLGHDFTVDSLRSEGYEAFFLGMGAWLNRGLGVEGEDARGVWPGTEFLTEFSLGREPEIGRNVVVVGGGNTAVDAARTARRTNANVTIMYRRTEAEMPANKEEIHAAKEEGVAFRLLANPSRIVKDESGRVKQLEYLEMELGEPDESGRRRPVPKEGSESLMDCDMLIAAIGQYPDTCYIEEEACDISKRKTIVVDQDTMQTSIEGVFAAGDLVSGPALVVTAIGGGRKAARGIHYYLQQGEIPVPVNLQRRPIEETLFQDLEGVGKIPRVRQPELCAEERECNFREVEQTISERELKLEAARCLRCGSTCYNKDPEALSIMGRKEFQASGQEISLDDIPLKEARP from the coding sequence ATGGTTGAAACATCCGTCCTCTTCCTGCTGGCCCTTGGATTCGGCGCCGCCGTGGTGCTGGCGGTGGCCTCGCGGCTTCTCTACGTCAAGGAGGACCCCCGCATCGCCGAGGTGGAGGCCGTGCTGCCGGGCATCAACTGCGGCGGTTGCGGCTACGCTGGCTGCGCCGGGGTGGCCCAGGCCGTGGTCAAGGGCGAGGCCGGGACCAACGTGTGCGTGGCCGGCGGCCCGGAAACCGCCGAGGCCGTTGCCGGGGTTCTGGGACTGGAGGTCATGCTCCGAGAGCCGGAACTCGCCTTCCATGACTGCCAGGGCGGACGCCGGGCCGCGGAGAAGTACCAATACGAGGGCGTGCGTGACTGCCGCGCCCAGGCGCTTCTGCACGGAGGCTCCAAGGAGTGCGGCTACGGCTGCCTGGGGCTGGGCACCTGCGTGCGCGCCTGCCCCTTCGGCGCCATGCGCATGACCGCCAAGGGCGTGCCGGAAATCGACCCGGCCAAGTGCCGCGCCTGCGGCCGTTGCGCCGATGTCTGCCCGCGCGGGGTGATGACCATCGTCTCCACCCCGGCCCGCCTGCTGCATCTGAACACCACCGGGGAGTGTCTGGCTCCCTGCCGCCAGATTTGCCCGGCCCAGATCAACATTCCGCAGTACATCGAGCAGGCCAAGATGGGCCTGTACGAGGACGCCATTCTCACCCTCAAGGAGCGCAACCCCCTTATTCTCTCCATCGGCCGGGTCTGCCCCGCGCCGTGCGAGGGGTACTGCCGCCGCGCCCTGGTGGACGACCCCGTGGGCATCAACTACGTCAAGCGTTTCTTGGCGGACTGGGAGATGGAGAACGGCCGGGTGGAACTGTCCATCGCCAACGAGACGGGCAAGCGGGTGGCCGTCATCGGCGGAGGCCCGGCCGGGCTGTCCTGCGCCTATTTCCTGCGCCGCCTGGGCCATCGGCCGACCATTTTCGATTCCCAGCCCGAACTGGGTGGCCAGTTGCGCTACGGCATTCCGGAATACCGGCTGCCCAAGCGCGTGCTGGACTGGGAAATCCAGTCCATCCTGGACCTTGGTATCGAGGCCCACACCAACCAGCAGCTTGGCCACGATTTCACCGTCGATTCCCTGCGGAGCGAGGGCTACGAGGCCTTCTTCCTGGGCATGGGCGCCTGGCTCAACCGGGGCCTGGGCGTGGAGGGCGAGGACGCCAGGGGCGTCTGGCCGGGCACCGAGTTTCTGACCGAGTTTTCCCTGGGCCGCGAACCGGAGATCGGCCGGAACGTGGTCGTGGTGGGCGGCGGCAACACGGCCGTGGACGCGGCCCGTACCGCCCGGCGGACAAACGCGAACGTGACCATCATGTACCGCCGCACCGAGGCGGAGATGCCGGCCAACAAGGAGGAAATCCACGCCGCCAAGGAGGAGGGCGTGGCGTTTCGGCTGCTGGCCAATCCATCCCGCATCGTCAAGGACGAATCCGGCCGCGTCAAGCAGCTTGAATATCTTGAGATGGAACTCGGCGAACCGGACGAATCCGGCCGCCGCAGGCCGGTGCCCAAGGAAGGGTCGGAGTCGCTCATGGACTGCGACATGCTCATCGCGGCCATCGGCCAGTACCCTGACACCTGCTACATCGAGGAAGAGGCCTGCGACATCTCCAAGCGCAAGACCATCGTGGTGGATCAGGACACCATGCAGACCTCCATCGAGGGCGTGTTCGCCGCGGGCGATCTGGTCAGCGGCCCCGCGCTGGTGGTCACGGCCATAGGCGGCGGGCGCAAGGCGGCCCGGGGCATCCACTACTACCTCCAACAGGGCGAGATTCCCGTGCCGGTGAATCTGCAACGCCGCCCCATCGAGGAAACCCTGTTCCAGGACCTGGAGGGCGTGGGCAAGATTCCCCGTGTGCGCCAGCCGGAACTGTGCGCCGAGGAGCGGGAATGCAACTTCCGCGAGGTGGAACAGACCATTTCCGAGCGCGAACTCAAGCTGGAGGCCGCCCGCTGCCTGCGCTGCGGCTCCACCTGCTACAACAAGGACCCCGAGGCGTTGAGCATCATGGGCAGGAAAGAATTCCAGGCCTCTGGCCAGGAGATTTCCCTGGACGACATTCCGTTGAAGGAGGCCAGGCCGTGA